From Triticum urartu cultivar G1812 chromosome 2, Tu2.1, whole genome shotgun sequence, a single genomic window includes:
- the LOC125541648 gene encoding uncharacterized protein LOC125541648 — protein MVAPIAVASAGLGMLAGVAMANRSMQEGRPAAAVRWPLLQKPRCATCSGTGRVECLCSRWSDGDGSGCRTCAGTRRMPCRSCGGSGTGRRAPVRIATASATPLRPRASTR, from the coding sequence ATGGTGGCCCCGATCGCGGTGGCGTCGGCGGGGCTGGGGATGTTGGCGGGGGTGGCCATGGCCAACAGGTCCATGCAGGAGGGGAGGCCCGCGGCGGCGGTGCGGTGGCCGCTGCTGCAGAAGCCGCGGTGCGCCACATGCAGCGGGACGGGAAGGGTGGAGTGCCTGTGCTCCCGGTGGTCCGACGGGGACGGCTCAGGCTGCCGGACCTGCGCGGGCACCCGGAGGATGCCTTGCCGGAGCTGCGGCGGGTCCGGGACCGGACGCCGGGCGCCCGTGCGGATCGCCACCGCCTCCGCCACGCCACTCCGGCCACGGGCGAGCACGCGGTGA